One segment of Polyangiaceae bacterium DNA contains the following:
- a CDS encoding site-specific DNA-methyltransferase, translating to MRRHLPNGSVDLVYLDPPFQSGRTYHVYTGVTSKVAGAMAFDDTWTFGKHTKRALDVMVSDDEPIGRALSGLYGFLGPCDMMAYITTMAERMVEIRRVLRLTGSVFLHCDPTASHYLKIVMDAVFGPDCFRNEIVWRYRRWPAKARRFQRMHDVILFYSRTAENHHTFHTLYGYEELAESTKKTFGNKKQRADFSAGHRKPGLSDEATPGPPLSDVWEIGVIAAKGKERLGYPTQKPEALLERVILSASNEGDVVLDPFCGSGTTLGVAERFGRKWIGIDRSLEARRTVEERMKRSFGKTPRWIVVDDAATKTPLRPLAKITSSSVRITSEVA from the coding sequence ATGCGCCGACACTTACCGAATGGTTCGGTGGATCTGGTCTACTTGGATCCTCCGTTTCAGAGCGGGAGGACGTACCACGTGTACACGGGGGTGACGTCGAAAGTAGCGGGTGCGATGGCCTTCGACGACACGTGGACGTTCGGGAAACACACGAAGCGAGCGCTCGATGTTATGGTTTCGGACGACGAACCCATTGGCCGTGCTCTTTCGGGTTTGTATGGTTTTCTGGGTCCTTGTGACATGATGGCGTACATCACGACGATGGCCGAAAGGATGGTCGAAATACGACGCGTTTTGCGCCTGACGGGGAGTGTGTTTCTACATTGCGATCCGACGGCGAGCCATTACTTGAAAATCGTCATGGACGCGGTCTTCGGGCCGGATTGTTTTCGTAACGAGATCGTATGGCGGTATCGTCGCTGGCCTGCGAAAGCGCGAAGGTTCCAGCGGATGCACGACGTGATTTTGTTTTATAGTCGCACGGCAGAGAACCATCACACGTTTCATACGCTGTATGGATACGAAGAGCTCGCCGAATCAACAAAAAAAACGTTTGGCAATAAAAAACAACGCGCGGACTTTTCTGCTGGGCATCGTAAGCCGGGGTTGTCGGATGAAGCGACGCCTGGGCCTCCGCTTTCCGACGTCTGGGAAATTGGCGTCATTGCGGCCAAGGGCAAAGAGCGGCTGGGATACCCGACGCAAAAGCCCGAAGCGCTGCTCGAACGGGTGATTTTGTCCGCGAGCAACGAAGGTGACGTGGTGCTGGATCCATTTTGCGGATCGGGCACGACGCTCGGGGTCGCGGAACGATTCGGGCGAAAATGGATTGGCATCGATCGCAGCCTCGAAGCGCGACGCACGGTCGAGGAACGCATGAAACGGTCGTTCGGCAAAACGCCCCGATGGATCGTCGTGGACGACGCCGCGACCAAGACGCCGCTGCGACCGCTCGCGAAGATTACAAGTTCGAGCGTACGAATTACGAGCGAAGTGGCTTGA
- a CDS encoding pentapeptide repeat-containing protein, which yields MAIASLARYIRRRMQGDEDEDDDAAFEAVTTVLSRDAWAAALHEKPGAHAVKMPRGGFILDEPTLDVSDDAIEVYNERRELSGNTITKPFDRPPPSTPAPASVPPASVPMPASVPMPASVRRPFPTITEKHSPPESLPEPPTIPVPRRGSVPPPPPIPTVKVGDDKVAPRRGSVPPPPPVPAMNPAAAAPPPAPIAARVGTPERTVPRPASVPPPPPIAHTSSRKQITTVPGTMPAVPRPASVPPPPAAPPRPAPAAARTQPVQVKVPAPAKPLFERKTTLKGFPSPAGPPAGAFGTQPMPAYVESNPLPPGHSTTPAAQPALTEERTVIMSQSELFAAGKPDASPFAPAREQAPTMTARRRVEMRLSQGESLEGLDLRDADLSGLDLSRKNLSKANLCGANLRGARLEGTDLTEVHAAEAVFSGIRGASAKFDRADLTGATFDGAELSGASFVKAELTGARGDGAVFVGAICERAHFAGGAFRRAVFDRAELGGADFTGAVLDRASFIAAQLVEAWLYDVSGEGITFDDAVMTGAHADAMRVNRVSFQRIDAVSSVWDGATLGDAQFREAKLAKASFQRTIAERANFAQADLTSASLRYARLVGASFENANLTSASLSDANLRGAILRDANMYRIETWNATIDREELARAIGKKK from the coding sequence TTGGCGATCGCGTCGCTTGCGCGGTACATTCGACGTCGCATGCAGGGTGACGAGGACGAAGACGACGACGCTGCATTCGAAGCGGTGACGACGGTTCTGAGCCGCGATGCCTGGGCAGCGGCGCTGCACGAAAAGCCAGGAGCGCACGCGGTGAAGATGCCTCGTGGAGGGTTCATCCTGGATGAACCCACGCTCGACGTGTCGGATGACGCGATCGAAGTGTACAACGAGCGTCGCGAGCTATCGGGCAACACCATCACCAAGCCCTTTGATCGCCCGCCGCCTTCAACGCCCGCGCCTGCGTCGGTGCCGCCTGCATCGGTGCCGATGCCTGCATCGGTGCCGATGCCTGCATCCGTGAGGCGTCCTTTTCCGACAATCACCGAAAAGCACTCGCCGCCGGAGAGTTTGCCCGAGCCGCCCACGATCCCCGTGCCTCGCCGAGGTTCCGTTCCTCCGCCGCCTCCCATTCCGACGGTGAAGGTTGGGGATGATAAGGTCGCGCCGCGAAGAGGATCGGTGCCTCCGCCGCCGCCCGTTCCAGCGATGAATCCAGCCGCTGCAGCGCCTCCTCCGGCACCGATTGCTGCACGTGTTGGAACGCCCGAGCGCACCGTGCCTCGTCCTGCATCGGTGCCTCCACCTCCTCCGATCGCCCATACTTCTTCGAGGAAGCAGATCACCACAGTGCCAGGCACCATGCCCGCGGTGCCTCGTCCCGCATCGGTTCCGCCGCCTCCCGCTGCGCCTCCGCGGCCCGCGCCGGCTGCCGCGCGAACGCAACCAGTGCAGGTCAAGGTGCCTGCACCGGCCAAACCATTGTTTGAGCGCAAAACGACGCTGAAAGGGTTTCCATCGCCCGCGGGACCGCCGGCAGGAGCGTTTGGCACGCAGCCGATGCCGGCCTACGTCGAATCGAATCCTTTGCCGCCGGGGCATTCGACGACGCCCGCGGCGCAGCCGGCTTTGACGGAAGAGCGTACGGTCATCATGTCGCAATCGGAATTGTTTGCGGCGGGCAAACCCGATGCGTCTCCGTTTGCTCCGGCGCGCGAACAAGCGCCGACGATGACTGCGCGACGTCGCGTGGAAATGCGTCTTTCGCAAGGCGAATCGCTCGAGGGGCTCGACCTTCGCGATGCCGATCTTTCGGGCCTGGATTTATCCCGGAAAAACCTCTCCAAGGCGAATTTGTGCGGAGCAAACTTGCGCGGCGCGCGGCTCGAAGGGACCGACTTGACCGAAGTGCACGCAGCGGAAGCCGTTTTTTCAGGTATTCGTGGAGCATCGGCGAAATTCGATCGAGCCGATTTGACGGGAGCCACCTTCGACGGCGCGGAATTGTCCGGTGCATCGTTCGTGAAAGCCGAGCTCACGGGGGCACGCGGTGATGGTGCGGTGTTTGTCGGAGCTATTTGCGAACGAGCTCATTTCGCCGGCGGCGCATTTCGGCGCGCCGTATTCGATCGAGCGGAGCTTGGTGGTGCGGACTTTACGGGCGCGGTGCTCGATCGAGCGTCTTTCATTGCAGCGCAGCTCGTCGAAGCATGGCTTTACGATGTATCGGGTGAAGGCATCACGTTCGACGATGCCGTCATGACGGGCGCGCATGCGGATGCCATGCGTGTCAATCGCGTATCATTTCAGCGTATCGATGCCGTGAGCTCCGTGTGGGATGGCGCAACGCTCGGCGATGCGCAATTTCGCGAGGCCAAGTTGGCGAAAGCGAGTTTTCAGCGCACCATTGCGGAACGCGCGAACTTCGCTCAGGCGGACCTCACGAGCGCCAGTCTTCGGTATGCACGTCTCGTGGGCGCATCGTTCGAGAATGCGAACTTGACGAGCGCATCGCTCAGCGATGCCAATTTACGTGGCGCCATCTTGCGTGACGCGAACATGTACCGCATCGAAACGTGGAATGCGACCATCGATAGAGAAGAGCTGGCGCGAGCGATTGGCAAGAAAAAATAA
- a CDS encoding dienelactone hydrolase family protein, protein MLTTKDIRFSTPSGTRTGYLVMPSGQCRGAIVVVHEIFGRAPEIERATQRIAEQGYAALMPDLFEQRFKPLCISQAMRELAAGRGEMIDVLRAAGDEVAKCAGTPREKTAVIGFCLGGGLALAVGNAFAAVSTNYGDIPPTEVLRGIGPTIGCYAGRDRAFRKAPNLLRERLAAVGVEPEVHVFESAGHAFLCDGNHPIASFFTRALLDVDPVRDAGIREQAWQRIFAFFANHT, encoded by the coding sequence ATGTTGACGACGAAAGACATCCGCTTTTCCACGCCATCCGGAACGCGGACCGGATACCTCGTCATGCCATCTGGACAATGCCGAGGGGCCATTGTGGTGGTGCACGAAATATTCGGGCGCGCACCGGAAATCGAACGCGCGACGCAGCGAATCGCCGAGCAGGGTTATGCCGCATTGATGCCGGACTTGTTCGAGCAACGATTCAAGCCGCTGTGCATCTCGCAGGCCATGCGTGAGCTCGCGGCGGGCCGTGGCGAAATGATCGATGTATTGCGCGCAGCAGGTGACGAAGTCGCCAAATGTGCCGGCACGCCGCGCGAAAAAACCGCCGTCATCGGGTTTTGCCTCGGCGGAGGCCTCGCATTGGCCGTGGGAAACGCCTTCGCCGCCGTGAGCACCAACTATGGCGACATTCCCCCCACCGAAGTTTTGCGCGGCATTGGCCCGACCATCGGCTGTTATGCCGGGCGCGACCGAGCCTTCCGCAAAGCCCCGAATCTGCTCCGTGAACGCCTCGCCGCGGTCGGCGTCGAGCCCGAGGTGCACGTATTCGAGAGCGCTGGACACGCCTTTTTATGCGATGGCAATCACCCCATCGCTTCGTTTTTCACGCGTGCGCTCCTCGACGTCGACCCCGTTCGGGACGCTGGTATTCGCGAACAAGCTTGGCAGCGTATCTTCGCTTTTTTCGCAAATCACACGTAA
- a CDS encoding DUF1592 domain-containing protein — MRTIFRSAKPLLLGAAVTLAAFAGCSDDDSGTNNPGLNAGCPDDLEFFQANVYEPLLDKYCFLCHREGGLAGNSRLKLVPKDEAGALQKNFDMVKALAAEEVNGTSIMVLRPSGKHPNGHPGGVIFQPGSPDYSTLSLFVTRVTRGQGCAAPVETCTSVEPGPRVLRRLSREEYDATIKDLFGIESHWGHAFVPDIVIGGFDNNANALRVSPLLADQIARAAEEIATEVMKNPASVLPCDPVAEGPVPCATKLIETVGKRAFRRPLATTDVDRYLALFQKISATEGFNEGIEATIAAMLQSPHFLYRAELGDPNLAASPSRIRLTPYEIATELSYMLWGTMPDAELMAAADQGNLETEAQIEAQAKRLLQDPRSDAIIERFVLGWLELDRLDASPKDAATYPEWNEQLRNSLRTETLTFVKHVIRNGNGTLPELLDAAYTFANTEVAAHYGIPAPAVPPGEFGLVDLTGTNRAGILTHGSILATHGKPAGSSPVHRGKVIRERLLCQPLPPPPPGIVAQPPPIDPTKSTRERYAAHTTESLCRSCHELADPIGFAYEHFDGIGRYRADENGLPIDDTGEILSTSSTNTKFEGAPALATILANSPDVQGCYARQWIRYGYGLLDEGPLSCLSNSVANDFQSGNLKVLDLLVALTKTPHFLERRADPIDPGSVDPTGGAGGMGTGGAGSGGEAGAGGDPGSMSPVAFSTNVDNDWGTGYQLSVQVTNISSEKITWTVSFKVDGKIDNLWNATSTVSGDVTTFKGMDYNGTLEPGQSTSFGFVATR; from the coding sequence ATGCGTACTATCTTCCGCTCTGCCAAACCCTTGCTCCTCGGAGCTGCCGTCACGCTCGCCGCATTCGCCGGTTGCTCGGATGACGATAGCGGTACGAACAACCCCGGTCTCAATGCAGGTTGCCCGGACGACCTCGAGTTTTTCCAGGCCAATGTCTACGAGCCTCTGCTCGACAAGTATTGCTTCTTGTGCCACCGCGAAGGAGGCCTTGCCGGCAATAGCCGCCTCAAGCTCGTGCCGAAAGACGAAGCCGGCGCGCTTCAGAAAAACTTCGATATGGTCAAAGCATTGGCCGCCGAAGAAGTCAATGGCACGTCCATCATGGTTCTTCGTCCGTCGGGCAAACACCCGAATGGCCATCCCGGTGGCGTCATCTTCCAACCCGGCAGCCCCGATTATTCGACGCTGTCGCTCTTCGTCACGCGCGTCACGCGAGGCCAAGGGTGCGCGGCGCCCGTCGAAACCTGCACGTCCGTCGAACCTGGGCCGCGCGTCTTGCGTCGCCTTTCACGCGAGGAATACGACGCGACGATCAAAGACCTCTTCGGCATCGAATCGCATTGGGGGCACGCATTCGTTCCCGACATCGTCATTGGAGGATTCGACAACAACGCCAATGCTTTGCGCGTGAGCCCATTGCTTGCCGACCAAATCGCTCGCGCCGCAGAAGAAATTGCCACCGAGGTCATGAAAAACCCGGCGAGCGTGCTCCCGTGCGATCCGGTGGCCGAAGGTCCCGTGCCTTGCGCCACGAAGCTCATCGAAACCGTGGGCAAACGAGCATTCCGGCGTCCGCTCGCCACGACCGACGTCGATCGCTACCTGGCGCTCTTCCAAAAAATCTCTGCAACGGAAGGGTTCAACGAAGGCATTGAAGCCACCATTGCCGCCATGCTGCAATCGCCGCATTTCTTGTATCGCGCCGAGCTTGGCGATCCAAACTTGGCGGCTTCGCCTTCACGCATTCGCCTCACGCCGTACGAAATTGCCACCGAGCTATCGTACATGCTTTGGGGCACGATGCCCGATGCGGAGCTCATGGCGGCCGCCGATCAAGGCAACCTGGAAACGGAAGCTCAAATTGAAGCGCAAGCCAAGCGGCTCTTGCAAGACCCGCGTAGCGACGCCATCATCGAGCGGTTCGTATTGGGCTGGCTCGAGCTCGATAGGCTCGATGCGTCGCCCAAGGATGCCGCGACGTATCCCGAATGGAACGAGCAGCTCCGCAATTCGCTGCGCACCGAAACGCTCACGTTCGTGAAGCACGTGATTCGTAATGGCAATGGGACGCTGCCCGAATTGCTCGATGCAGCCTACACCTTTGCCAACACCGAAGTCGCGGCGCATTATGGAATCCCGGCCCCCGCGGTGCCTCCGGGCGAGTTTGGCCTGGTCGACCTTACCGGGACGAATCGAGCCGGCATTCTCACGCACGGGAGTATTCTGGCGACGCACGGAAAGCCCGCCGGGTCGTCGCCGGTTCATCGAGGTAAGGTCATTCGCGAGCGTCTGCTTTGCCAGCCGCTTCCTCCGCCGCCTCCGGGTATCGTCGCGCAGCCTCCGCCCATCGATCCGACGAAGAGCACGCGTGAGCGATATGCGGCGCACACGACCGAATCGCTCTGCCGAAGCTGCCACGAGCTTGCCGATCCCATTGGATTTGCTTACGAGCATTTCGATGGCATTGGTCGCTACCGTGCTGACGAAAATGGTTTGCCCATCGACGACACGGGTGAAATCCTTTCGACTTCGAGCACCAACACCAAATTCGAAGGCGCACCGGCGCTGGCGACGATTCTTGCCAACAGCCCCGACGTGCAAGGATGTTACGCTCGGCAATGGATTCGATATGGCTACGGGTTGCTCGACGAAGGACCGCTGTCGTGTCTTTCGAACAGCGTCGCGAATGATTTCCAAAGCGGAAACCTCAAAGTGCTCGACTTGCTCGTAGCGCTCACCAAGACGCCGCATTTCTTGGAGCGACGCGCCGATCCCATCGATCCGGGTTCGGTCGATCCGACGGGCGGTGCTGGCGGCATGGGCACTGGCGGCGCTGGATCTGGCGGCGAAGCAGGCGCTGGTGGCGATCCTGGTTCCATGAGCCCCGTTGCGTTTTCGACCAATGTCGATAACGATTGGGGCACCGGCTATCAGCTTTCCGTGCAGGTGACGAACATCAGCTCGGAAAAGATTACGTGGACGGTGTCCTTCAAGGTCGATGGCAAAATCGACAATTTGTGGAACGCCACTTCCACCGTATCGGGCGACGTGACGACGTTCAAGGGAATGGATTACAACGGCACGCTCGAGCCGGGACAATCCACGTCGTTCGGATTCGTCGCCACCCGCTGA
- a CDS encoding DUF1552 domain-containing protein — MSYPNRRRFLAGLGATLIAAPVLGTLSRDTRAASVARRLVVVFSPNGTIHKHWRPTGSGTNFSFPAGSILEPLAPHKSRVIVCDGLDFVGAENHEAGMAHMLTGGGGLGTATNGMSLDQYVAKQIGQSERFSSLEFGVQTSAWGGGVQTRISYSGPGQYVPPDDSPKSMYTRMFGDAAGGPGQLDAALARKKSILDLVGGEIKTLRSRVGADERAKLDEHLEALKKVENGLQGPSCTAPVAPPSVSVYDNDSFPTIGQLQMDLLVMALTCGMTRVASLQWNHTVGPVVMSWTGVSEGHHGLSHSDDGNAKGVADFVATERWYAQQFAYLIDKLATTPDPDGGNLIDTTVVLWCKELGDGRMHDCKSVPFVLAGGGLATGQYLNFGGKSHTHLLVSICQALGLSNTSFGDPAKGSGPLDQLFA; from the coding sequence ATGAGTTACCCCAACCGCCGACGTTTTCTAGCTGGCCTTGGCGCGACATTGATAGCTGCCCCCGTGCTCGGAACACTATCCCGAGACACGCGTGCGGCATCCGTGGCTCGCCGCTTGGTCGTCGTATTCTCTCCCAACGGAACCATTCACAAACATTGGCGCCCGACTGGAAGCGGCACCAATTTCTCGTTTCCCGCCGGCAGCATTCTCGAACCTCTCGCGCCGCACAAGAGCCGCGTCATCGTCTGCGATGGTCTCGATTTCGTAGGCGCCGAAAATCACGAAGCCGGTATGGCCCACATGCTCACCGGCGGCGGCGGTCTCGGTACTGCCACCAATGGCATGAGCCTCGACCAATACGTGGCCAAACAAATTGGTCAAAGCGAACGATTTTCTTCACTCGAATTCGGCGTTCAAACGAGCGCGTGGGGTGGCGGCGTGCAAACCCGCATATCCTACTCGGGCCCGGGGCAATACGTTCCCCCGGACGACAGCCCGAAGAGCATGTATACCCGCATGTTCGGCGACGCCGCGGGAGGCCCCGGACAGCTCGATGCAGCCCTGGCGCGCAAAAAGAGCATCCTCGACCTCGTCGGCGGCGAAATCAAAACGCTAAGGTCGCGCGTCGGCGCCGATGAGCGCGCGAAACTCGACGAACACCTCGAAGCATTGAAAAAAGTCGAAAATGGTCTTCAAGGGCCTTCGTGCACGGCCCCCGTGGCGCCTCCGAGCGTGAGCGTGTACGACAACGACTCATTCCCGACCATTGGGCAATTGCAAATGGACTTGCTCGTCATGGCCTTGACCTGCGGCATGACGCGCGTCGCTTCACTGCAATGGAACCACACCGTCGGCCCGGTCGTCATGAGCTGGACGGGCGTATCGGAAGGGCACCACGGTTTGTCCCACAGCGACGACGGCAATGCGAAGGGCGTTGCCGATTTCGTCGCCACCGAACGCTGGTATGCCCAGCAATTCGCGTACCTCATCGACAAACTCGCCACGACGCCCGATCCCGACGGCGGCAATTTGATCGACACGACCGTGGTTCTATGGTGCAAAGAACTCGGCGACGGGCGCATGCACGACTGCAAGTCCGTTCCCTTCGTCCTCGCGGGCGGCGGCTTGGCCACAGGCCAATACCTGAATTTCGGCGGCAAATCGCATACCCACCTCTTGGTATCCATCTGCCAAGCTTTGGGTTTGTCCAACACCTCGTTCGGAGATCCTGCAAAAGGCTCCGGACCGCTCGACCAACTCTTTGCGTGA
- a CDS encoding lysine 5,6-aminomutase subunit alpha, with protein MAKVPIDQAKVDTCRAAAGLIADDVQRFIDKHTTVGVERTVARAYGVTGADPQGTPLANALVDRIHQAGLTGMGVAYFLGRALVEGASSVQEAAEQIAYGGAPIVVDDQVTRAACAAALEQETKRALERIDEARKVREERKTRYPAPQIPLKYVIVATGNIYDDAVQAKAARFAGADIVAVIRATAQSLLDYVPEGPTTEGYGGTYATQENFRIIRRAADEASDEMGKYLAQTNYSSGLCMSEIAWMGAVERLDMLLNDAMYGILFRDINMERTFIDQYFSRRIIARSGIVINTGEDNYLTTADAVEKAHTVLASQFINEAFALRAGLAEEQMGLGHAFEIDPWREDAFLFEVAQAQLIRQIFDRHPIKWMPPTKFKTGDVFHSHVHDAMFNLAGVMTNQSIALLGMFSEAIHTPLLMDRYLSLKSARYIFDTARHFGDEIQWKPGGIVERRAAEVLDSATELLERVRTDGIWDAIGWGAFGDVKRKRNGGKGHAGVVARHSEYLNPILQMLEGGK; from the coding sequence ATGGCCAAGGTTCCGATCGATCAAGCGAAAGTCGACACGTGCCGCGCGGCGGCAGGTTTGATTGCCGATGATGTTCAGCGCTTCATCGACAAACACACGACGGTCGGAGTCGAACGAACGGTTGCACGCGCGTATGGCGTGACGGGCGCGGATCCTCAAGGAACGCCGCTGGCGAATGCGCTCGTCGATCGGATCCACCAGGCTGGTTTGACGGGCATGGGTGTCGCGTACTTCCTGGGTCGAGCGCTCGTCGAAGGAGCGTCGTCGGTGCAAGAAGCGGCCGAGCAGATTGCGTATGGCGGCGCGCCGATCGTCGTGGACGACCAGGTAACACGAGCGGCATGCGCGGCGGCGCTCGAGCAGGAAACCAAGCGAGCGCTCGAACGCATCGACGAAGCGCGCAAAGTGCGTGAAGAGCGAAAAACTCGCTATCCCGCACCCCAAATTCCTCTCAAGTACGTCATCGTGGCGACGGGAAACATCTACGACGACGCGGTGCAGGCAAAAGCTGCGCGTTTTGCGGGCGCCGACATCGTGGCGGTCATTCGAGCCACGGCGCAATCGCTCTTGGATTACGTGCCCGAAGGACCCACGACGGAAGGGTATGGCGGGACATACGCCACGCAGGAGAATTTCCGAATCATTCGTCGAGCGGCGGACGAAGCGAGCGACGAGATGGGCAAATACTTGGCCCAGACAAACTATTCTTCGGGTCTTTGCATGAGCGAAATTGCGTGGATGGGCGCCGTCGAACGGCTCGACATGCTGCTCAACGACGCCATGTACGGCATCTTGTTCCGCGACATCAACATGGAGCGGACATTCATCGATCAATACTTCTCGAGGCGCATCATTGCTCGCAGCGGCATCGTCATCAACACGGGTGAAGACAATTATCTGACGACGGCCGATGCCGTCGAAAAGGCGCATACGGTCCTCGCATCGCAATTCATCAATGAAGCATTCGCACTTCGAGCGGGTCTCGCGGAAGAGCAAATGGGCCTGGGACACGCCTTCGAGATCGACCCTTGGCGCGAGGATGCATTCTTGTTCGAAGTGGCGCAGGCGCAGCTCATCCGGCAAATCTTCGATCGACACCCGATCAAATGGATGCCTCCCACCAAGTTCAAAACGGGTGATGTTTTTCATAGTCACGTCCACGACGCCATGTTCAACCTCGCGGGCGTCATGACGAACCAATCCATCGCGCTTCTCGGGATGTTCAGCGAAGCCATTCATACGCCACTGCTCATGGATCGGTATTTATCCTTGAAGAGTGCTCGCTACATCTTCGATACGGCACGGCATTTCGGCGACGAAATTCAGTGGAAGCCGGGTGGAATCGTCGAGCGTCGTGCAGCGGAGGTCTTGGATAGCGCCACCGAGCTGCTCGAACGCGTGCGTACCGACGGCATTTGGGATGCCATTGGCTGGGGCGCCTTCGGCGACGTCAAGCGCAAACGAAATGGCGGCAAAGGACACGCGGGCGTGGTCGCACGTCATTCCGAATATTTGAATCCAATCCTTCAAATGCTCGAAGGAGGCAAGTGA